One part of the Thermococcus radiotolerans genome encodes these proteins:
- a CDS encoding potassium channel family protein translates to MIPVPLVRRLLRMKVKVSRNRLLQIAALVLLLAIIFAFLFMYFENVGFYTAFYWAVITMATIGYGDITPQTEAGRAVAMVAAVAGISTFTALVSILAEYFISSSLRRMMGMHSVRYSGHYVIIGRGSSIPSCVGELMSAISNGEVEMRPIVVVFPDESERKKVELPEEVEVLIGDPTNPETLERAHVREASYVILALEDDSKSVFTTLMVKRMSKAKVFVEALRGESMELLKGAGADRVILSRSLAGRLLASSVFEPEVVDVIDDLTTAAGGYDISVLERRDLWGIPYVEAMKRLHDEGYFLLGYYKEKPVLNPALNEEIPEGSKLIVIKPGSSSGKR, encoded by the coding sequence ATGATTCCGGTACCGCTCGTGCGAAGACTTCTCAGGATGAAGGTCAAGGTCAGCAGGAACCGGCTTCTCCAAATAGCGGCGCTTGTGCTCCTGCTGGCGATCATTTTTGCTTTCCTGTTCATGTATTTCGAGAACGTGGGATTTTATACAGCTTTTTACTGGGCGGTCATAACGATGGCCACAATCGGCTATGGGGATATAACGCCCCAGACCGAGGCCGGCCGCGCCGTGGCGATGGTCGCTGCCGTTGCCGGAATCTCGACTTTTACGGCCCTCGTTTCCATTCTGGCTGAATACTTCATTTCATCGTCTCTAAGGAGGATGATGGGCATGCACAGCGTTAGATATTCTGGACACTACGTGATAATCGGCCGCGGGAGCAGCATCCCGAGCTGCGTGGGTGAGCTCATGTCCGCGATTTCCAATGGAGAGGTAGAGATGAGGCCCATAGTGGTGGTCTTTCCCGACGAGAGCGAGAGGAAGAAGGTTGAGCTTCCAGAGGAAGTGGAGGTCCTCATAGGCGACCCCACGAATCCGGAAACGCTGGAACGCGCCCACGTGAGGGAGGCGTCCTACGTCATCCTCGCCCTGGAGGACGACTCGAAGTCCGTCTTCACGACCCTCATGGTGAAGCGCATGTCTAAAGCGAAGGTCTTCGTCGAGGCCCTCCGCGGGGAGAGCATGGAGCTGCTCAAAGGTGCTGGGGCCGACAGGGTGATACTCAGCAGGAGTCTCGCGGGGAGACTTCTCGCAAGCTCCGTTTTCGAGCCCGAGGTGGTGGACGTCATAGACGATCTTACCACGGCTGCCGGCGGCTACGATATCTCCGTTCTGGAGCGCAGAGACCTGTGGGGCATTCCCTACGTCGAGGCCATGAAGCGCCTCCACGACGAGGGCTACTTCCTCCTCGGTTACTACAAGGAAAAGCCCGTTCTCAATCCTGCACTGAATGAGGAGATTCCCGAAGGGTCCAAACTGATCGTCATAAAGCCCGGCTCTTCCAGTGGAAAAAGGTGA
- a CDS encoding HU family DNA-binding protein: protein MTDIETQVLEWLRSGSEDAADIVDLPWEVKAVDKSMYVAEHPKMPFTLVVMFSDEFVHLVIPTSLETYGMNDEDRLYVYHTLLELNDRIYMMKFSLGRPNDVVNIRVDLDKKTLGKDEFNDALTALAVGLLSGVSALGLEEEFVDRMFDRIVLMLLERIQKGYTYEQLMEFLTVKVGLAEKDAKELLDAVLEAMEEEPADGEE from the coding sequence GTGACTGATATTGAAACCCAGGTTCTTGAGTGGCTTAGGTCGGGCAGCGAGGATGCCGCCGACATAGTTGACCTTCCGTGGGAGGTTAAGGCGGTTGACAAGTCGATGTACGTGGCCGAGCATCCGAAGATGCCGTTCACTCTAGTGGTTATGTTCTCGGACGAGTTCGTTCACCTTGTGATACCGACGAGTCTTGAGACCTACGGCATGAACGACGAGGACAGGCTCTACGTTTACCACACGCTTCTTGAGCTGAACGACAGGATATACATGATGAAGTTCAGCCTCGGGAGGCCGAACGATGTAGTTAACATCCGGGTTGATCTGGACAAGAAGACCCTCGGCAAGGACGAGTTCAACGACGCTCTGACGGCCCTCGCGGTTGGCCTTCTCTCCGGAGTTTCCGCCCTAGGCCTCGAAGAGGAGTTCGTTGACAGGATGTTTGACCGCATAGTCCTCATGCTCCTTGAGAGGATTCAGAAGGGTTACACCTACGAGCAGCTCATGGAGTTCCTCACGGTCAAGGTTGGACTCGCGGAGAAGGACGCGAAGGAGCTTCTCGACGCCGTTCTTGAAGCTATGGAAGAGGAGCCTGCGGACGGGGAAGAGTGA
- the radA gene encoding DNA repair and recombination protein RadA, which produces MPRKKAEDEIKELEEFEELDVVEESPSSSTKKKKEKEIKTLEDLPGVGPATAEKLREAGYDSIEAIAVASPMELKEIAGISEGAALKIIQAAREAANIGTFMRADEYMEKRRTIGRISTGSKSLDKLVGGGVETQAITEVFGEFGSGKTQLAHTLAVMVQLPEEEGGLHGSVIWIDTENTFRPERVRQIAENRGLDPEETLKNIYVARAFNSNHQMLLIEKAEEIIKEKAETDRPVKLLVVDSLMAHFRSEYVGRGTLAERQQKLAKHLSDLHRIADLYDIAVFVTNQVQAKPDAFFGDPTRPVGGHILAHSATLRIYLRKGKAGKRVARLIDSPHLPEGEAIFRITDKGIED; this is translated from the coding sequence ATGCCAAGGAAGAAGGCTGAGGATGAAATAAAAGAGCTCGAAGAGTTTGAGGAGCTCGATGTCGTTGAGGAGTCCCCGTCAAGCTCAACCAAGAAAAAGAAGGAGAAGGAAATAAAGACCCTTGAAGACCTCCCAGGCGTTGGTCCTGCCACTGCCGAAAAGCTTCGCGAGGCCGGCTACGACAGCATCGAGGCCATAGCCGTTGCCTCCCCAATGGAGCTCAAGGAGATAGCGGGAATAAGTGAGGGTGCAGCGCTCAAGATAATCCAGGCCGCTAGAGAGGCCGCCAACATAGGAACCTTCATGCGAGCAGACGAGTACATGGAGAAGCGCAGAACCATAGGCAGGATTTCCACTGGAAGCAAGAGCCTCGACAAACTCGTTGGCGGCGGAGTCGAGACGCAGGCCATAACCGAGGTCTTCGGTGAGTTCGGTTCCGGAAAGACCCAGCTGGCGCACACCCTTGCGGTGATGGTTCAGCTCCCAGAGGAAGAGGGCGGCCTTCACGGTTCGGTCATATGGATAGACACCGAGAACACCTTCAGGCCCGAGAGGGTAAGACAGATCGCCGAGAACCGCGGCCTCGACCCCGAGGAGACGCTCAAGAACATCTACGTGGCGAGGGCCTTCAACAGCAACCACCAGATGCTCCTCATCGAGAAGGCCGAGGAGATAATCAAGGAGAAGGCCGAGACCGATAGGCCGGTAAAGCTTCTGGTCGTCGATTCGCTCATGGCCCACTTCAGGAGCGAGTACGTCGGCAGGGGAACCCTCGCCGAGAGGCAGCAGAAGCTGGCCAAGCACCTCTCTGACCTGCACAGGATAGCTGACCTCTACGACATAGCTGTCTTCGTTACCAACCAGGTGCAGGCTAAGCCCGATGCCTTCTTCGGCGACCCCACGAGGCCCGTTGGTGGCCACATCCTAGCCCACAGTGCAACCCTAAGAATCTACCTGAGGAAGGGCAAGGCCGGCAAGCGCGTAGCCAGGCTCATAGACAGCCCCCACCTCCCAGAGGGTGAGGCAATCTTTAGGATAACCGACAAGGGCATCGAGGACTGA
- a CDS encoding DNA-binding protein — translation MEEIENLVLEWLKAGNDTAEDIVDLPWSIRRMGSGMYVAEHPRMPFSLLVTFSEDFIHLLVPLGLETFSMTKDEKLRVYHTLLRLNDQVNLMKFTLSGMDDDVYLRVDLDKKTLGKAEFNDALTALLIGLMSAVSALGLEEAFAKELFDRIVGMVLERVERGANRDELMRFLTVKVGMSVEDAKNLLNEVFAVKKEMEEQGKDVGYF, via the coding sequence ATGGAGGAGATCGAAAACCTCGTTCTGGAGTGGCTCAAGGCAGGCAACGATACTGCCGAGGACATAGTTGACCTCCCGTGGTCCATCCGAAGGATGGGGTCCGGCATGTACGTGGCGGAGCACCCGAGGATGCCGTTCTCGCTGCTGGTGACGTTTTCGGAGGACTTTATCCATCTGCTCGTCCCTCTGGGCCTCGAAACTTTCTCCATGACGAAGGACGAGAAACTTAGGGTGTATCATACCCTCCTTCGTCTCAACGACCAGGTGAACCTCATGAAGTTCACTCTCTCGGGCATGGACGATGACGTTTACCTCCGCGTTGACCTGGACAAGAAGACCCTCGGCAAGGCGGAGTTCAACGATGCACTGACCGCGCTCCTCATAGGTCTGATGTCCGCGGTTTCGGCCCTGGGTCTGGAGGAGGCCTTTGCGAAGGAACTCTTTGACCGCATCGTTGGGATGGTGCTGGAGAGGGTTGAACGCGGCGCCAACAGGGATGAGCTCATGAGGTTCCTCACAGTTAAGGTCGGCATGAGCGTTGAGGACGCCAAAAACCTTCTCAACGAGGTGTTTGCGGTCAAGAAAGAGATGGAGGAGCAGGGAAAGGACGTTGGCTATTTCTGA
- a CDS encoding ORC1-type DNA replication protein, with amino-acid sequence MDDNYLDSIFEKYLHAKKIFKNKEVLRHSYTPKELPHRREQIENLAHILVPVLRGETPSNVFVYGKTGTGKTVTIKFVTEELKKISQKYNVPVDVIYVNCEIVDTQYRVLANIVNYFKLESGVEVPLVGWPTDEVYAKLKEVIDAKERFVIIVLDEIDKLIKKSGDDILYSLTRINTELHLAKVSIIGISNDLKFKEYLDARVLSSLSEEEVVFPPYDANQLRDILMQRAESAFNEGVLDDGVVPLCAALAAREHGDARRALDLLRVAGEIAEREGASKVTERHVWKAQEKIEQDTMEEVIKTLPLHSKVLLYAIVLLDENGELPANTGDVYSVYKSLCDHIDLEPLTQRRVSDLINELDMLGIINAKVVSKGRYGRTKEIRLNVTPYKVKNIYRHDHQLQTVLTVSMSRQRRLL; translated from the coding sequence ATGGACGACAATTACCTCGATTCAATCTTTGAGAAGTACCTTCACGCCAAGAAGATCTTTAAGAATAAGGAGGTTCTCAGGCACAGTTACACGCCTAAGGAGCTTCCTCACAGGCGTGAGCAGATCGAGAACCTTGCTCATATCCTGGTTCCCGTTCTCCGCGGTGAGACCCCCTCCAACGTTTTTGTCTACGGGAAGACCGGAACCGGTAAGACCGTAACCATCAAGTTCGTGACTGAGGAGCTCAAAAAGATATCCCAGAAATATAACGTCCCCGTGGATGTCATATACGTCAACTGCGAGATAGTTGACACCCAGTACCGCGTTCTGGCCAACATCGTGAACTACTTCAAGCTCGAGAGCGGTGTCGAGGTTCCCCTCGTCGGCTGGCCGACGGACGAGGTCTACGCCAAGCTCAAAGAGGTTATAGATGCCAAGGAGCGCTTCGTCATAATAGTTCTGGACGAGATAGACAAGCTCATCAAAAAGAGCGGCGACGATATACTGTATTCCCTCACGAGGATAAACACGGAGCTTCACCTTGCCAAAGTGAGCATAATAGGCATCTCCAACGACCTCAAGTTCAAGGAGTACCTCGATGCGCGCGTTCTCTCGAGCTTGAGCGAGGAGGAGGTTGTCTTCCCGCCATACGACGCCAATCAGCTCAGGGACATACTCATGCAGCGTGCCGAGAGCGCGTTCAACGAGGGCGTTCTGGACGACGGAGTCGTTCCCCTCTGTGCGGCTTTGGCCGCGAGGGAGCACGGCGATGCTCGGCGCGCCCTTGACCTTCTCCGCGTTGCCGGTGAGATAGCCGAGCGCGAGGGTGCAAGCAAGGTCACGGAGAGGCACGTCTGGAAGGCGCAGGAGAAGATAGAGCAGGATACCATGGAGGAAGTTATCAAGACCCTCCCGCTCCACTCGAAGGTTCTCCTCTACGCCATAGTTCTCCTCGACGAGAACGGCGAGCTTCCGGCCAACACCGGTGACGTTTACTCGGTTTACAAATCCCTCTGCGATCACATAGACCTCGAACCCCTAACCCAGAGGCGCGTGAGTGACCTGATAAACGAGCTCGACATGCTCGGCATCATCAACGCCAAGGTCGTCAGCAAGGGCCGCTATGGAAGGACCAAGGAGATTCGCCTGAACGTAACCCCTTATAAGGTTAAGAACATATACCGTCATGACCACCAACTTCAGACCGTGCTCACCGTGAGCATGTCCCGCCAGAGGAGGCTGCTCTGA